atatttatttgttaatttataaattgttgATTTTGTTAGAAACAAATAGACCAACATTCTGAAAGCACTTAATACCTAAAGTAGATTTTTAATTCATTTAActtaaaagttatttatcaaaaacttatagtttttattatttaacaaatcaaaaagtcaaaattaattaacaaactcaTCAAACAACCATAATTAATTACCAACAAAAGCCCTAATCTAATCAGTAAATTCAATCTTTCTTTACATCTCATTCACATACTAACTTTAAATAAAAAGGATATTCATAATTATCAGATCTCATACACAACGatcgtagttttgttaattttaaattatatttggttaaagTTATTATgtatttgctaatttttatttttgatgtagatgtcgtatgactctttaataataaattaggtattattaaaaaaaattcaaataaagaaacgatcaaaataataatgtagcaaaataaaaaaaacgtatttaccaggataaaagaaaaagattatTAGAAAAGGTTAATTACCGATCCCCTTTGTTCATGATGAGGTTGTTTATGTTCTTGCTTGGGATTTTGATCATGATTATGATGGTTGTTAACAAGATAATCATGATTTTGATTAATGTTAAGTGGAACTCCTAATCCCACACTACCAACAACAGTTCCATTGGTCTTCTTTTGATCTCTTGCTTTATTAAAGATCATTGTAAAACCTTGATCTGATGAAGGATTGTTTGCTTCCCATTCTCCAAACTTAGGCAATGGTCGACCTCTTGCATTCACGCCTTGCtgttttacatatttttaattcgtcattactatatattatattggcTAATTAATGTTGCATATATTCATAGCTTCAATCCATTAACTTAACGATAAAATAATTTTCGAATTACAGCCAACAATGTTTACAATGTTCAAGTCAAATTACGGGATTTCGATCATTTTAGTAGTCAGAATTGTGTCATTTGACCTAAATGCTATATATATTGATACGTTGATGTTTGTAATTCGTAAGAAAACATTGTGGATGTATTTCGCAAAAGGCCTAAATATTATAAAGGttatgtaattcgcaaattagtattaaagtgatcaatcaGATTAATGagttgattaaataagcatgtCATATGACAAGACAGTCTTAAAAGACACGTTCTTACTTTAATAATATATTGTATTTGTAAAGAAATACGTGAAATATTgacttatattataatttttatattatactaCTAATTCATAAATAATGTTTgactttaaataattaataatgcataaaaaaatatagttaaataaactcttcaatttcataatatcaaattatccacttttcatatataattttatatttatatttatatcaatATTTTTACAATGAAAGTTGAAAGTTGATAAGTGTTATACCAATATTAAAAGCGTGATAGGGGATAGTAGTTCAAAAGCAAGTCAATTATGCCACATattcaaaatttgaaatgaaacaaATCATTTTAGATAACAAAAGATACTGCTCCATAAAATTAGAAGAGAAATTAATGTTTTAAGTGGATGGTTTAAAAACCTTAGGTTAATACTGGGTGGGCATTAAGCAAGGGCAAAAAGGATATGTGTCTAGGGCCCACAAAAAAATTAGATAGATTTTACCTTCATATACATCAAACTTGAAATTTTGTGTAATCAATTTGTATATTTAACCACCAAGCTAAAGTGCTATTAATGATAATCATTATCTTGTTTactaattattgaattataaatgtacaattatcaaacaaaaagaGAATAATATCGAGCTATATTATTGATCTGTAacatttttttgatattataaattttgtattcagtagtttattttttatatatttaggacctacaaattaatttttacccCGGACTCTTGAAATTTCAGGACCTGCGTTGGGTCCAAATTTAAGAGCAGTGGGTTACCAATACATGATACAAGCATAGGACCAAGTGCATGCATGTGTCGAAAATGGGGAGTTGACTATAGGATTTATATGCGATCGAGGTATACTTTTAATCCAAAGGGGTTATTGGATATCAATAAGTCCAACATTACAATATGAATTAGTTGGTTGAGCTTTTAGAAAAGAAtcgtaaaaaataataatagcaaaAATGTAAAtgctaagaaaaataaatagaaatactTTAAAGgatattattagaaataaagacataaaaaaatatttagctgtcGCAACTTTTAAGGATATAATATCAAAAGGATCCACCTAAGATGATTTAGGCATCTGTAATAACTAAGATAGTATCCCACAATCattaaggaaaataaaaatttaaaacttgaGAGATTTAAAATGAGCTGGATGAGAAAGACCGAAGATGACTTGAAAGTGGAAAAtggtttaaaaatttaaattaagagATCGAGATGGTtagaaaattgatattaatggAGAAAGAGAATCCATGTGAACAACTGATATATTAATTCATACACTCAATCCAATCTTTTAAGATTAAGACTGTAATATCGTTATAATAATGGGAAATTAGGAATCGCaataagattttttattttcctaggTGGATCGACcccaattctcaaaataaaagtataacaagttcaccaaatttaaaataagaaaatgtagCATTACAAATATGCAAGGACATGAATACTTGATAATCAAGTGAAATAAACGATTGAATTATCGACGTACAATATGATTGTGATCTTTTCAATAATATTTCTagtgaatattttaatttataattttaataattaaaatttcataacgTACCGACATCTAAGATGATCGCAGGAATTATTAGCAATAAAGCaagaggaagaaaaaaaaaatttgagccaaattagagaagaaaaaaaagaaaattttaaataatggaaaatataaaatttaaaaaataattgatttttagtaGGGAGGAAAGTACACAGAAAGAATGAGTTGTTAGAGAAAATACAGCTAATAGATGGTATAGCTTCCACTCAAACTATTTCTTTTCTAATTTAATGAATGGGATGcaaaattagtttatatataaccttttttatgatttgtttatAGTTCTATAACTAAATAAGAAATACTATTTTcagaaattatgttttaatgagATGAACTCAAATAAGAAGCCTATATTCCCATAATATATATGACTAAATAAGAGCTATTATTGTCAAAAATCATGTTTTAATGAGACGAACTAAAATAAGAAGCTATATTCCCATAATATATATGAGATTAACAACTTATTTCATATATAAGATGCGTCTCTCGGTAAGACCgtcttatatattaatttgtgaAAATATAATAACATCCGCTTAACCCTTTTGTTAATGCAATTTTTTTAAAGCTCAAAAtagcatcatcatcatacatATTTCGCTTATAGAAATTATGATTGGAAAAGTTAGAATATTTTTTGGGCAAATGGTAAAAAACATTTTTGGAGTAGTTGATAAAGGATAATGATAAATATGAAACATAGTTACATTAGCGGACATGTGATTAGGTGATACATCTTAAACTACCTTTTAACAAAGACATTTAATTGtggtttatttttataatacaatcctaatatttatttaattgataGTTAAGTGTATTTTGAGAGATGATAAATAATTgagtttattaatatcaatttttgttaattaataatacaattaaCGTAAAATAGCCCATATTTTAATCATTTCCATCGTATTCTTCCCCTTTTGTCAAACAGTTTATCTCCTGAGCGTCTTTCAGGTCCAGTCTATTAAACTTTAATGTAaacttactgtatccttaattcctacttacaatatacttaatgtccatcgaaaaagtacttaaaatgcctacttacaaattacaatattcttaatgtctgtCGAGAAACTTAACTTActagcctacttaccatatttttaatacctatttgcaatatatttaatgcctacttacaatatacttaatgttcactgaataagtacttaagtacttataatattcttaatactTACTAAGAAACTTAttctatattttcctttttaggtCAGGCCAATTAAAAAAcgtctcttacaagaatttgtgtttgtcAAATAACACAATTAGAAAACACATTAATTTTTGGAAGATTTGATTTAAAAAGTTTTATATTTAGACGTTATGCTTTAAAAAATCTCACATTTTGTTTGACTTTAGTAGTATGGTAATTTGTAAAAGCATGTTACTGCTaaaatttatggaaaaattaaatgaaaatcacAAATTGTTTCAAAAAAGGGAGACTTaaagaagaaaacaaatttTGTATGAGATTATCTTTTTATGAAACGGACTTATATGATTAGTCTAGTTTTCTAATAGGTGATTATTTAAAGTTGTgagtgattactttaaggttataagtgatcattttaatattataaagagttatcactttaaaactgtaagCGTACAATTTAAGAtagtaagtgatcactttaattgtAATGCCTGAATATCCTCCCGTCCTTTGCGGTTTTGGTTCCGTAGAAATTTTGTTTTTACCCTTgtctttttcattaaaatacaaTAACATTCTTTCCTTAAAAGTTTCACAAAATAACATCGTACTTTTGGAATTTAAGCTATCGTAACACTAATACCCAAAAAATGTTAGGttatgctattttgtggaattttttgtgaaatttgcTACCACTGACCTTTAGCAAAGGTTCACGCCTACCATGTGAAATATCCTATTTTAAATTGATCGCATAGcatacttatatatatgtattagttCGATAGACATGACTTTATCATGAGATTGTTTcgatctcatttaagaattagtgtttgtGTAAATGTAATGTTGTATCGAAGCCCAACATGAATACAAATGGACCTCCAGCCCAATGTCAATCTCCAACCTACAATAACGAGAAAGAATGTAGGCCGCCCACGAATATAAAATGGTCAAAACCCTAGCTCTTATATTCCTCTTCGAGAGTATAGGGTTTCAGCCGATACCCCAGCAGATCGTTCATCATCTCCCCGCTGCACAACAATGGTAATCTCAATCTCAATTTATCGCCATTTCTAGACCTTGTATTAGCTTTTTTCTTACGATTTGTAGTATATTTGTTACAGGGTATCGACTTGAAAGCAGGAGGCAAAAGCAAGAAAACCAAGCGTACTGCGCCAAAATCTAATGATGTTTACCTTAAATTGCTTGTCAAggtaatatattttctttaaattcCAATTTTAATTTCACTTTTTGGTTAAAAATGTTGATTTAGATGGTGTGTTTCAGCTCTACCGATTCCTTGTTAGAAGAACTGGTAGCAAATTCAATGCTGTGATTTTGAAGAGGCTTTTTATGAGCAAGATTAACAAGGCTCCCCTTTCTCTTTCTAGGCTTATCAAGTATATGGAGGGCAAGGTATggctttcaattttttttttattggaataatttattgatttgatttgataaaATGGGTTTTTATTTGTTGGGTTTTGGGTTTCAGGATGGGAAAGTTGCAGTTTTGGTGGGAACTGTGACGGATGATGTGAGGGTATATGAAGTGCCTTCACTTAAGGTTTGTGCTCTTAAGTTTACTGAAACTGCAAGAGCTAGGATTGAAAAGGCTGGTGGTGAATGTCTCACTTTTGATCAGTTGGCTTTGAGAGCTCCTCTTGGACAGAACACTGTAATATTTCTATCTATTCTTTGTTATATTACTGATTGTTTGATGGTGTTTATTTAATTCCATGGAAGATTGCTTTGATTTGATGTTTTGAATTTTAGTTGGATGAAAATAGCTAAGGTACCTAGTTGATTTGAGTTTGTGTGTGTTGTATTCTAGACTGTATTTTCACCTTTAGTAGGTGATTAAAGAAGGCTTATTTGATCATCAGCTAGGTTTGCGTATGGTGTATTATGTTGTGTATTTAGTGTTGGTGATGAAGAAAGATGTTATTGGATCGTTGGTGGTCTAATGTATACCGTGGTGTTGTTGATTTTGCATTTGGTGGAGTATGAAGTTCTATGTGTATGAGTTAAATATCACTAACAGCATTTTCCATTGAAAAAGAAGTTCTTCCTTGTTCGGTTACTGCTGGTTTGGTAAATGAAATAAATGGTAGGAATGTTGATGAAAATCTAAGCTAATTTAGCTAGAAAAGTACAAATTAAGGTTTAATCAAGCTTGTTTTACTCTGATTATTCTTTCTTACAAAATTTTACCACTTAAAAAGTTGGTATAACATGATGAAAAATCATGATGACGAGCACATGTTTGATGGTGAGAGCTCTACTACCATGGGAACGACACAAtacattttattcaaatttaaactATAGCTTGTTTCCGTTGCCACCTTTTAAATACCAATAATGAAACACCAAATGAATGTTGATGGCCTTCTTTTTAATGGGTTTAGTCATGTGATGGGGGTATTTGATTTACTATGGTGTGAGATGGGTAGTTGCCTTGGTGGGATGGACCTTATGACCTGTTTGGTAGTCGGTATTAAATAGTTGGAATGttaatgaaaagttagtgtaGTTTTAGTTGAAAATTATATTGACAATTTTAATGGCCATGCTTGTTTGCTTTAATTATCtctttttttcacaaaatttatttcaatacattaccatctaatattgtgaacaaataaacttttttatgatcaaagttccATCTATGAGAATAACCTGgtacatttcatgaaaatttacactacaagtCATTCTCATTACCGTCTTTTCATACCAGCAACCAAATGGGTCGTTAGAATATCATATTAAGGATTTAAGCTGATTTAACTGAATTGAGTTCTTTTTTTGATGTATAAAGTGAACATTCTACAGGTTATTAGAAAGGGTAGGATAATTATTAGTTGATGTGTTCAACAcaactttttcattttgttcattCCAACTTTTTCACCTCTTTAGTTTTACCATAATGTTCGGGTGCTAGGTTTACTTGTATCCATCATGGTGTGGCCCTTGACAGGAAATAAGTGTACCCTTTATCTTGGTCTTTGCACTCATTCTTTTCTTATCCATAATTatcattctttttgttttccttAAATGATATGATGTATAAGAACTCTAGTGTGAAATGATAATGTCTTCTGATAAGCTGTCATAAAGTGTCTATTCTTAACGAAGtgaaagatttatagttcttcgATTCTTTTTATAATGGATTATAATGAAGTGACTCTTTAAATCACACGCACTTTTGTTTATGTGAATCTATACAATGTTTTCT
The Amaranthus tricolor cultivar Red isolate AtriRed21 chromosome 11, ASM2621246v1, whole genome shotgun sequence DNA segment above includes these coding regions:
- the LOC130827484 gene encoding uncharacterized protein LOC130827484 → MSQGVNARGRPLPKFGEWEANNPSSDQGFTMIFNKARDQKKTNGTVVGSVGLGVPLNINQNHDYLVNNHHNHDQNPKQEHKQPHHEQRGSRKWLGCFYPTGS
- the LOC130827485 gene encoding 60S ribosomal protein L18-2-like; translation: MGIDLKAGGKSKKTKRTAPKSNDVYLKLLVKLYRFLVRRTGSKFNAVILKRLFMSKINKAPLSLSRLIKYMEGKDGKVAVLVGTVTDDVRVYEVPSLKVCALKFTETARARIEKAGGECLTFDQLALRAPLGQNTVLLRGPKNAREAVKHFGKAPGVPHSHTKPYVRSNGRKFERARGRRNSRGYRV